In Leishmania braziliensis MHOM/BR/75/M2904 complete genome, chromosome 14, the sequence CCAAGTGAGAAGATCAGAGCAccggaaaagagagaaaatgcCACGCATAAAGGCTACGCAATAagtgagggggaggaggccgTCGTGCGGCGATTACTGAGAAGGCGATGGGAGGTCCGTCGCTGAGCGTACGCGTACTGACAGTAGCACAAATACACGCCTCTGCGCACCTTCTCGCATTAAACAACGCACCACAACGCATCGAATGGCAAGCGGGGACAAGAAGGAGCGGAAGAGGTTCCCCCCtccaaagaaaaaaacatcAGTGAAGGATTTTCTCCGTGCGTTTCACGGGCGCGCTCATATGACTgtctgcgcgcgcgtgtgtgcgtgtgcgtgtgtgtggacggGGTATAAAGTGAGGTGCGAAGCGTGCACCCCAACACGAACGCACGCCATTGAGATGACACATGGGCGGCCGTGCAGAGTGGAAGCATCGATAGTCCCTGGGGAAAAGATGGGATGCGTACGGGTAcgtttgtgcgtgtgtctctgtgcagGATGAGTGAAGGAATAAACAGCCAATGCAAAGCGACAACAAAAGTAAAAGGAAAGGGCTAGCTCCATCAGCATGCACACATTTACATCAAGGACACACGGAGAGTGCATGAGAGGCagtgcgaggaggagggacagTGCTGCAGTGGGTCTGCTGACTGCCTCGACGCGCGTGCTCACACAAGCAGCCCCCTCCCTTACagtccccccttctccctctacCAACGGCCGATTGATGCTCTACAGATACCAGCTGCCACTCCGCTCATTTTCTTCCGCTTCCCTCTGTCGTAAAgcttcctcccttccccttcctttaCACATCAAGCCAAACGCAGCCCGCCACCCCATCACGGAATGTTGTCGTGCGTCGCTCTTTAGCTCGCAAGTATTGTCTGCTTTGCCACCCTCAACAAGTCTCCTTGTCCCCCCCTTCGGCTGCCTCTACGTTCTCAGCGCCTTAACTCCCCCTTCCTACTGCTTATAAAGTTAAAGCAAACCAAACAAACacttccttccctcctcctcacacacGAGCGCCTTTTTTTGTCCTTTACGTAaggctgcgcgtgtgtgccccGGGTGtctgtgggggggggggggggggggagggggaggggggtgcagTGAAGAGCAGGCGCAGCCCAAGCGTCGCCACGCAAAGGACTTCTTTTTCCCTCGAGCAGCACAATTTagtcctcgccgccgcacaACAAACCgagcgccatcgccaccgtACTATACCTGACAACGGCAGCCGCATTTACAACGAGCATGCACACCGCACTCACAACAACTCTCGTTCACGACCCGCAAACGTTTTCCTCTCATGGCGGTGCCATTTTTCCTCAACGAGGGAACAACAGTCCTTCACTTGTGTTTCTTGACAATGTCCGTCGTCACTGGCAGTGACGACGGTGCGGCCTTCTTTGACGTCTTCCTGATGTACCGGCTACGGAAGAAGTggctgaagaggaggaggtaggAGACGTACATCATTAGCGCTAGCCTTGTGTTCGACGAGCTGCAGTCGCAGCCATCGCCGAGCTGGTCCATGTAGAAGACGTACACGGCAATGAGGCTGCCGATCACCATCTGCATAATCTGCAGGAAGGTGATGAGCGGCGCGATGGGGCGCACGTACTTGCCGTACCCGCAGGCCGCCACAAAATAGTAGAAGTACATGATGGTATGCACAAAGAAGTTCATGGCGGCAAACCACAGTCCACTGCTCGTCAGCGTGATCCACCCGTGCCAGCAGTACAGCATGACGGTGACGTGGTGGTACCAGTGCAGGAAGATGACGGGCTTCTTCTGAAAAACGAGGAAGGCGGTGTCGAGCATTTCAGGAATCTTGCTGAGGACGAAGGCCAGGCAGAGAAGTCCGGGGATGCCGCGGTGGTACATGCCGACGTTAAAGACGCAGAGCGACGTGTCCAGAGAGCCGCGCACGGCTACCGCATCAACCCCCTCTCGGAATCCGTCTGGGATGATGATGTTGCGGTGCATGGCTGGCGTCATGTTCGCGATGTACCGCAGCGAACTCGGCTCCAACCCGCTGATTACCGGCGCTGTCACCATTTCGTACAGCCGCGGCACACAGTAGTAAACGCCAAGAAAGGAAAACGCAGACAAAAACAAGTTCCACACGATGTTTAGGAAGCGCAGGTTGTAGGGCGGGCGGTGCTTCATGAATTTATCGCTCACAACATGAACGAGGATCACGTAGAGCACAACGGCGAGGATGGGGACATCGATGTGGTTTTCCAGCCAGCGATCCACCAGTGAGAAGTCGATGGAGTCCGCCATGGCCTGCAGGTGTTGCGTGAGAAGGTTCATTTCGTTTGTGCTTGCTTTTCTTCACGAGCTTGTCTgggcgtgcgcgcgcgtgtgtgtgtgtcagccTGTAAGAAACGAGGGTGAGATGAGGACTCTTGCTGACAGGGAAGACAACGACAACAGAGGAGCTTTGAACCCAAGAAAAGCTGCTAAGGAGTGAGAGCCCGAatgtggtggggagggagtggggggggggtaagtAAGTAGTGACAAGGGGAGCCGCTGatttgaggaggagggctcTAACAGAGATGCAGTAGGCAGAGGGCCAACGACACACAAAAGAGTCGAAGAGTAAAAAGGAGGACGTCCCGAGGTGTCCGTGGCTACCGTTTGGGTTCTGATCTGCCTTgcgaagtgtgtgtgtgtgcgtgag encodes:
- a CDS encoding beta-ketoacyl-CoA synthase, whose translation is MNLLTQHLQAMADSIDFSLVDRWLENHIDVPILAVVLYVILVHVVSDKFMKHRPPYNLRFLNIVWNLFLSAFSFLGVYYCVPRLYEMVTAPVISGLEPSSLRYIANMTPAMHRNIIIPDGFREGVDAVAVRGSLDTSLCVFNVGMYHRGIPGLLCLAFVLSKIPEMLDTAFLVFQKKPVIFLHWYHHVTVMLYCWHGWITLTSSGLWFAAMNFFVHTIMYFYYFVAACGYGKYVRPIAPLITFLQIMQMVIGSLIAVYVFYMDQLGDGCDCSSSNTRLALMMYVSYLLLFSHFFRSRYIRKTSKKAAPSSLPVTTDIVKKHK